A portion of the Punica granatum isolate Tunisia-2019 chromosome 7, ASM765513v2, whole genome shotgun sequence genome contains these proteins:
- the LOC116215292 gene encoding receptor-like protein 7 — MRDIWVFPFLFLVSFLIISCHLVSDAAAAAVLTTSSQHYLSHINECDALLQFNSSFTVTRDACKFRCDTSYPKTASWKNGTDCCSWAGVTCHPVAANRVIGLDLSCSQLKGTLHSNSTLFLLPNLQRLNLFCNDFSGSQGISPRFGIFTRMAHLNLSYSSFSGPIPLEITHLSRLITFDLSGNFYPTIDDRIFRWLTHNLTQLRELILDYTDMSSVSPLSLVNFSSSNLTSLSLRWCNLRGIVPIDIFHLPNLLSLSLSSNDLTGTLPQTKNWTSPLVSLDLSGTQFGGSIPASVGNLTSMTFLDLEGTEFTGSIPLTLGNLVHLTYLDLGPNNFSGTMDFEMFARLKNLQYLSLTTNSYLNMSLQSDGNCSFPMLLYLDLSFCNLTKFPYFLSSSAELEFLDLTANMISGGIPEWFWRVGRYTLIHLYLSDNNFNGPLPDPPPSTMFFHASSNNFSGEIPTSICQASLLEDLDLSNNRLNGTIPRCLGDLSFLSSLNLSYNLLQGPLPQSLANCTSLQNLIVSHNAISDTFPLWLNAISMLEISYLSLSNNEFSRQLPINFLLNSTAEFVDLANNNFEGPLPILSPDIKYYFISNNEFSGDIPYQLCNATGLEIINLSNNCLTGTIPHCLINVSVSVLDLQGNQFVGQIPEIIFTEESWIKTIRLIQNQLRGTLPRSLTRCKELEVLDLDENELEGHFPYWLDTLPHLQVLILRSNRFRGPVDSSKRTNHPFPQLRILDLSNNSFSGRLPAEYIVKLIAMMYEEKGGLQYMGDSNYEDTISVVMKGEELVLEKILTVFTTIDFSRNFFEGEIPESIGDLKALKGLNFSHNNLIGRIPSSVGNLTNLEWLDLSSNKLNGEIPKGLADLSSLSTLNLSYNQLVGSIPHGPQMDTFNHPFDGNPGLCGPPLSNPCDTLEQSPPHSTSPEEEEEEEEEEEGHWIEWRAVAMGC; from the coding sequence ATGCGAGATATTTGGGTCTtccccttcctcttcctcgtcTCTTTCCTGATCATCTCATGCCATCTCGTATCtgatgctgctgctgctgctgttctcACCACATCATCCCAACATTATCTAAGCCATATCAATGAATGCGATGCTCTGCTTCAGTTCAACAGTTCATTCACTGTCACAAGAGATGCCTGCAAATTCCGATGCGACACTTCATATCCAAAGACAGCCTCGTGGAAGAATGGCACTGATTGCTGCTCGTGGGCTGGGGTCACTTGCCACCCAGTAGCAGCAAATAGAGTGATCGGGCTCGACCTCAGTTGCAGCCAGCTCAAAGGTACCCTCCATTCCAATAGCACCCTCTTTTTGCTCCCCAATCTTCAGCGGCTCAACCTCTTCTGCAACGATTTCTCTGGCTCACAAGGAATTTCACCTAGGTTCGGTATCTTCACCAGAATGGCTCATCTGAATCTCTCTTATTCTAGCTTCTCTGGGCCAATTCCTCTAGAAATTACTCACCTCTCCCGCCTAATTACATTCGATCTCTCGGGCAACTTTTACCCAACCATAGATGACCGTATTTTCAGATGGCTTACACATAATCTCACGCAGTTGAGAGAACTTATTCTTGATTATACCGACATGTCTAGCGTTTCTCCTCTGTCCCTAGTgaacttctcttcttccaaTCTGACATCTTTGAGTCTTAGATGGTGCAATCTGAGAGGGATAGTTCCGATTGACATCTTCCATCTCCCAAACCTCCtcagtctctctctttctagTAATGATCTCACGGGCACTCTACCCCAGACAAAAAACTGGACCAGTCCGCTCGTCTCCTTGGATCTATCAGGGACACAGTTCGGTGGGTCAATTCCTGCTTCAGTGGGGAATCTGACATCCATGACTTTTCTGGACCTAGAGGGCACTGAATTTACTGGTTCGATCCCACTGACACTTGGAAACCTTGTCCACCTCACCTACTTGGACCTCGGGCCTAACAATTTCAGCGGCACCATGGACTTTGAAATGTTTGCGAGGCTCAAAAATCTCCAGTACCTTTCCCTCACAACAAATAGTTACCTGAATATGTCGCTACAAAGTGATGGCAACTGTTCCTTCCCTATGCTCCTATATCTGGATCTATCATTTTGCAACTTGACCAAATTCCCATACTTCTTGAGTTCTTCCGCTGAACTGGAATTCTTGGACCTCACCGCAAACATGATCAGTGGAGGGATTCCTGAATGGTTTTGGAGAGTAGGGAGGTACACATTGATACACTTATACCTCTCAGACAACAATTTTAATGGTCCCCTCCCTGATCCTCCTCCTTCGACGATGTTCTTCCATGCCTCCAGCAACAATTTCTCTGGAGAGATCCCAACTTCAATCTGCCAAGCCAGTTTACTAGAAGACCTCGATCTCTCAAATAACAGACTCAATGGCACCATTCCGAGATGTTTGGGTGATTTAAGCTTTCTTTCCTCCTTGAATTTGAGCTACAATCTGTTACAAGGTCCACTGCCACAATCTCTAGCAAACTGTACGAGCTTGCAGAATTTAATTGTCAGTCACAATGCAATATCTGATACATTCCCGCTCTGGCTAAATGCTATCTCAATGTTGGAAATTTCATACTTGAGCCTTTCCAACAATGAGTTTTCTAGACAGTTGCCAATAAATTTCCTTCTGAATTCAACTGCTGAGTTCGTTGACTTAGCCAATAACAATTTTGAAGGACCTCTCCCGATTCTATCACCAGACATCAAGTACTATTTCATTTCAAACAATGAGTTCAGTGGAGACATTCCTTATCAGCTCTGCAACGCCACTGGGCTGGAGATTATCAACCTGTCCAATAACTGCTTGACCGGCACCATTCCTCACTGTTTGATAAATGTTAGTGTCTCCGTATTGGATCTACAAGGAAATCAATTTGTAGGTCAGATACCAGAGATAATTTTCACTGAAGAGAGCTGGATCAAGACAATCCGCTTAATTCAAAATCAACTCAGAGGGACGTTGCCACGATCTTTGACACGTTGCAAGGAGTTGGAAGTTTTGGATCTCGACGAAAATGAGTTAGAGGGCCACTTCCCTTACTGGTTGGATACTCTTCCACATCTGCAAGTTCTTATCCTGAGATCCAACAGGTTTCGCGGTCCGGTGGATAGTTCCAAGAGAACTAATCATCCCTTCCCTCAGTTACGCATTTTGGACCTCTCTAACAACAGCTTTTCCGGTCGACTGCCAGCTGAGTACATTGTCAAATTAATAGCCATGATGTATGAAGAGAAAGGTGGTTTACAGTATATGGGTGACTCCAACTATGAAGATACaatttcagtggtcatgaaagGGGAGGAGTTAGTGCTGGAGAAAATTCTGACTGTGTTTACAACGATCGACTTCTCAAGGAACTTCTTCGAAGGAGAGATCCCAGAGTCGATCGGAGATTTGAAGGCACTCAAGGGACTCAACTTTTCTCACAACAATCTGATTGGCAGGATCCCTTCTTCTGTGGGGAATTTGACTAATCTTGAGTGGCTGGACCTATCCTCGAACAAGCTCAATGGGGAGATCCCCAAAGGATTGGCAGATCTTTCGTCACTCTCCACCTTGAATCTCTCATATAACCAGCTTGTGGGATCGATTCCACATGGCCCGCAAATGGATACATTCAACCACCCCTTTGACGGGAATCCCGGCCTGTGTGGTCCTCCGTTGTCAAATCCATGTGACACTTTGGAGCAGTCACCACCGCATTCAACTTcccctgaagaagaagaagaagaagaagaagaagaagaagggcatTGGATTGAATGGAGGGCAGTGGCAATGGGCTGTTGA